The following are encoded together in the Eriocheir sinensis breed Jianghai 21 chromosome 28, ASM2467909v1, whole genome shotgun sequence genome:
- the LOC127004357 gene encoding uncharacterized protein LOC127004357 isoform X3: MAAGGGDAMTWLLLLLLPTLMMAGDFLNIRPVHEEGAPGGDAATREFTAESGAARLLGTSVSGVWTTVQPNTGASDRLSMAIKRRLLAEAEAVTRRYASTAVGGIVAAGPPRTKKALAQRGGLRYLGNALARLDLSFFNANTSVDIVHGVEELAFLGVRGAQKVHMTQWRGRLILAVIESASVSLHVVEPGTHKVHSTMGPRGRHDCEFAPVAGGPLLLVCITAGEPEQFEEVFGNQTNTKGKVTVYEIKDNPMTSGGRYLSFHVVDDIGVEGPRDVEIWTQRNETFCVIVSGEAMVHVAGQQDHFNLHTSSTVYRLRGTHFDRYELLPGTNPVAAHHFEVNEFHYLAFANYQDNKGRHNCDSLIFRFCVDREHYIPFQAVKTRGARHMHSFTLGSRPLHNTFLAIANFCEDTQTGTCTHHTASEIYLYHLGKFVLFQEIKTAYAVQWMAVQVNATALLALASTVQGVTFYQYNGWKFVPAPHQPQHHPFSAGVTSLVTANWDGRLVLGVTNRDDEKAAGKPSLYSVSFTSSDKLKEVKGWCEDLRRRVNRTEVMELMRLVPTSLTTTGAHTFPNHITIRGNLTVFASSTVSKIFVRSSGQWIPNSGGSGRLEDRVSELEEAARQAHQRLGTAVLATGPATWPDLHFADVRVEGGHASLVGQVQATWINGRRTPDPEEVVPLHGANHFSSLTFAHVNLQAPTSADRLNGLPVTAYVTLNGRHELGGNITFQGPLMARSVAVTNTLDGVLVGHRSSLLTTHSQTHAGSLKCRSLVTDILDVSSVNGVPLAELLPRLVTHNANVTITGPLRVMGDLVHSGSVWVKDLTNLDLVNPLLTNERQQQVITGDHQVGMLATQAMAVEGRVNGVRVPANVFLNGKQYSYDVPRAAFRNLRADSLSVTRSLNTITITEGSLDILLLTGNQKVTAPKTFSSLHMLQRDSSGYGHVGVRRRRWSSGICGSPKTRESMNPKDRSEALLIALRGVAAAQDLRDLLAKAQPGQFIVPWRTWLFYTLLKMDVNCAFILLEDTNMLMFFDIVTNDWRNEDNETVMVLSHKDLTNMLTEVENYITEMTSWLHSIQFRWTDRFSLVSKAVRKVSDIRTSLNIVKILTELIITDYTMTPESSDHCRWLCAAPQSEMAGLANCTQAATLTLLAGQRISRYPVLGSGLMQLSKEQRQLLLDAAVQHDLGRLVEFLGAEDGLLAVLRAALYCGLTPRGQNYDGVVLEMLEDYERTLLFRATYMDKDDDISRDESMQHPDGGLNSSDDQAGLAGREKNSSDGTNSLIPPSPATHSTLNAASGGVEPSTLENSGEPAFFAEEANFIIEKSIVHETNNLFEAGEFPIDTKSSIEDEETEKSSTATSGSPSAPLTSSETEGSSTVPGESFFNVPEGSAEEDYTATQQSYSVLTEKSPVATEESSLTLTKELVYISNEKSLATIEAETDKSPPVAEETDGSGYIGSEEYTLVAAEASLFVENEKPQYIADEELNYGENGETSEYRIFSNANEKRSSKNIITLAKEISSLTISPEGSFSVAKDESFIPTEKSSSISTIDSPSEEYSAFPTHKFILEDSLTFIPNKYSSVAIDELPLGDSPAVSTVESNIGQPFVATKEVTIEYDYFRTESFDSATAGSSAIVILESTTGQSSVKNNRVSAVNEKSSGIALEQSSVDEYHIGGNLYVTTHVSTNADGKPRLPSTTNSMAKMISFEEVQDGNRDSQAKANFMAVASNAQAQVTRLSQENSPYEEAEEGDALQNKPQLVPSFFDFVDNLISLDWVWSKEKVEEPRHASCLNEENCTKLKRETPDENTRLHQVRKTTAALEASFSTPNAWDSRPSLTATPLLTQTQADSLAQVNENISILGEDATVALLQIQVKRENEMTPPEIAPLPNNWNRLKRHLTRNIENHEFSAPNGLLVTPENKYANILPVTNSNALYDTAVPTVAMPSARQHDDTSETYLSSQGGTSSPTLNLDHFQSSDVTGEPWTTPEETKSLRRREAIVEASSLATGVASGVTTVTVVQHLTTNIDCTNCMFQYQIFQTQPVLPSTERVSSPWMTACTVTQKTLTIVMSSSLTSIDCTNCAFQYQIYTTQPEVPGTECTSYVCVSGSTVTRQMSTTMISPSPSSVLTWSNAIVSSPFHPQYDGRTFGVGPREDPETFSRGKPELQTLASDSEHTHESSSSKTPTLPRQSDPECSHIPTDYYEDSVQKDSLVARLEVVLLYLKEIQTVEPLVLQDRMRVKPEQSEKNTLGRLNKVVEDTIHIVRQIINNLFHSLKTNEQKLIIESERFRTNMRLHLGMLKSLPDEFQVKMNELRNLTVSGEESVVSALQCLGEERKYKTLEEGQDNEDGDEETIGDVDTNLPTVPPAGRKATHASQSFGDVTMTSPRWSTSRYEGSTISETGLKRTDQIISQPLTISSSSSDYYGSTTTTTPRTPALTGTAIPEATAITTPETTLSISTRKTLTQTTNITTTCITTPRAPATPDLSPIIPGATDGYWPSVTQASVTPSLRPRVRTDGHSAATEMTVTQDYSATEMTVTQDYGATEMTVTQDYGATEMTVTQDYGREALTRDRKPGSSWKEINTIPPSTRKKFFPGMRHPATSTHGLWVLGRVAGHRLQDLIHRSSSHLPTRGGAPVFILNNMGRINNVTFSAGLWVRRVQNVDMGRLLRHGVPQHAATVHTSLAFSRPVQVVGPVKASAINGTPAAAFVTLAGHHVLPQPFVFTGSVTAAAHVQVRGEVSGVDLALLSRSVAVTSPVASQKLLQPVTFARVSAASVVFAHGRVRDVPLEDLVRLDRPAAITGRMTFKQLTVRVGETRITDLKSHFVNDVNLTDLFFNSLTKNPGRPLVIKGAISFNALNVLGNVTTSQGFTLPDTSGTQTLRIDRVASRVVYRDQDANVTGNLLLRGSAGVNNLIFRDSFDSVPAAMYDSDWLLKMSSQSLTGLVALAKVKAQSVTVSPGAKLKGVDINRLFKATMKVNEDKVVATPVKMSGDVWAESVRVGGTVQGWNLSTAAIHQNSSDVVFTAPKKFVGDFHVSGSLSAPDLGSAAWSRLCRGNHMERLLLVGEMQLTRPSSSDVVHLGRHVLEKDSIDGYWRMNHSAVLPSHITFQELRATHVKADLVNGEDISKLSRDVLRRTCMHGERQVVSGNFSAAFLVVQSLFTPRIATTLLNDHPVSDMENIFTRDGNQTIRGRWTLPRVHTPGSVITSGGVNGIRMTDMCVFDKPCTITAKKTFARDLTIKGDLHVQAGSTVQGVDVSEELRNVPTSTTCGPVPGLTTITGNLTVSHLVVHGVVDEVKVTSKDLLTSSGAQVMVGQLTIKAKEGVVVAAAPSFQALDGLFNGWNLSERWQRGFQRDQDIIVRKPVIFQDFVNFQNVASRPWSSERLKGLPHLRFHYLDNLSQDTTLAVGGSVSELWGWRNIQAFPGHAARLVPLGMVGGPLNTVSCPRYLVVLSRTGHARLLIYDDGQRKYRNTGVVLRGGCVRAVAGYRADGEDHVVTAHTCTDDSSDPYGNLYGPVADGLEAVQVWRVTTSGPQLVQGIPIGATDVKVAEAGERVCLVVAVSKSNATLIFCWDAMRGAFSEPRRLATGCSAKVSAVQHRDSRGRVVNLVAVAGQVHHDPHNDALSLWLHDAEQDEFLLVQRKALRGVLWVDMTSHGTDLFLVAVTRAFSGDMTGRVIVYRVELKVDDISSSPYFGAPRPAASPAPEKLYSTRRHLPNQLVHLQTLRIIMPLQAHFAAVPSGPLYLLAVGQHGNITRFTQKGVHRFAEEGLYHAPGRQEVDVWVCVEEGGRVSINLALAGTWCREETCNERRREDAEILEANFRPGPPVVGPPVIH, translated from the exons ATGGCGGCGGGTGGCGGCGATGCCATGACGTGGCTGTTGCTCCTGCTGCTACCGACCTTAATGATGGCTGGTGACTTCTTGAACATCAG GCCCGTGCATGAAGAAGGAGCCCCTGGAGGGGATGCAGCCACCAGGGAGTTCACAGCAGAGAGCGGCGCTGCGAGGCTGCTAGGCACGTCCGTCAGTGGAGTGTGGACGACGGTGCAGCCAAACACCGGCGCCTCGG ACCGTCTCTCCATGGCCATCAAAAGGCGGCTGCTGGCGGAGGCGGAGGCCGTCACAAGACGGTACGCCTCTACCGCTGTTGGAGGGATCGTGGCAG CAGGCCCGCCAAGGACGAAGAAAGCACTTGCCCAACGCGGGGGTTTGCGGTACTTGGGCAACGCCCTCGCTCGTCTCGACCTTTCCTTTTTCAACGCGAACACGA GCGTGGATATCGTGCATGGCGTCGAGGAGCTGGCGTTCCTCGGGGTGCGCGGTGCCCAGAAGGTGCATATGACGCAGTGGCGCGGCCGCCTCATCCTTGCAGTCATAGAGTCAGCGAGTGTCTCTCTCCATGTAGTCGAACCAGGCACACACAAG GTGCACTCGACGATGGGGCCTCGAGGCAGACACGACTGCGAGTTCGCCCCGGTGGCCGGGGGTCCCTTACTGTTGGTGTGCATCACCGCCGGGGAGCCCGAGCAGTTTGAGGAGGTGTTCGGGAACCAGACCAACACGAAGGGCAAAGTGACGGTGTACGAGATCAAGGATAACCCGATGACATCAGGTGGCAGATACCTGAGCTTTCACGTTGTTGACGACATCGGTGTGGAGGGACCACGCGACGTGGAAATCTG GACACAAAGAAATGAGACCTTTTGCGTGATTGTGAGCGGCGAAGCGATGGTGCACGTGGCGGGTCAGCAGGACCACTTCAACCTCCACACCAGCTCCACCGTCTACCGCTTGAGGGGCACGCACTTTGACAGATACGAGTTGCTGCCTGGAACCAACCCCGTCGCCGCCCACCATTTCGAGGTCAACGAATTTCATTACTTGGCGTTTGCAAACTACCAGGATAACAAAG GACGCCACAATTGTGACAGTTTGATCTTCCGCTTCTGCGTGGACCGAGAACACTACATACCCTTCCAGGCCGTGAAGACACGAGGGGCCAGACACATGCACAGCTTCACCCTCGGCAGCAGGCCCCTCCACAACACCTTCCTGGCCATCGCTAACTTTTGCGAAGACACACAAACAG GTACATGCACCCACCACACCGCCTCCGAAATCTACCTGTACCACCTCGGCAAGTTCGTGCTCTTCCAGGAGATCAAGACCGCCTACGCAGTACAGTGGATGGCTGTCCAG GTTAACGCCACGGCGCTGCTCGCCCTCGCCTCCACCGTGCAGGGGGTCACCTTCTATCAGTACAACGGCTGGAAGTTCGTGCCGGCCCCGCACCAGCCCCAACACCACCCCTTCTCGGCGGGCGTCACCAGCTTGGTCACCGCCAACTGGGACGGCCGGTTAGTCCTTG GCGTGACGAACAGAGACGACGAGAAAGCCGCTGGGAAGCCCAGCCTCTACTCAGTCTCCTTCACCTCCAGTGACAAACTCAAG GAGGTGAAGGGCTGGTGTGAAGACCTGCGGCGGCGGGTGAACAGGACCGAGGTTATGGAGCTAATGCGGCTCGTCCCTACCTCCCTCACGACTACGGGGGCTCACACCTTCCCAAACCACATCACCATCAGGGGCAACCTTACGGTGTTCGCATCCAGCACGGTCTCGAAG attttCGTTCGAAGCAGCGGCCAATGGATCCCCAACAGCGGTGGTAGTGGTCGGCTTGAGGATCGGGTTTCGGAGCTGGAGGAGGCGGCGAGGCAAGCACATCAACGTCTCGGCACAGCCGTCCTCGCCACTGGACCTGCCACATGGCCCG aCCTCCACTTTGCCGACGTGCGGGTGGAGGGTGGCCATGCATCCTTGGTGGGGCAGGTGCAGGCGACGTGGATCAACGGGCGACGCACTCCGGACCCCGAGGAGGTGGTGCCACTCCACGGTGCGAATCATTTCTCCTCTCTGACATTCGCTCACGTCAACCTTCAG GCCCCAACCTCCGCTGACCGTCTCAACGGCCTGCCTGTCACAGCCTACGTGACCCTCAACGGCCGCCATGAGCTTGGCGGAAACATAACCTTTCAGGGGCCGCTGATGGCTCGGAGTGTGGCGGTCACCAACACGCTAGACGGTGTGCTGGTGGGCCAtcgctcctccctcctcaccaccCACTCCCAGACTCATgcag GATCCCTGAAGTGTCGCAGCCTAGTAACGGACATCCTCGACGTCTCCTCCGTCAACGGCGTCCCCCTGGCCGAGCTGCTGCCTCGCCTCGTCACACACAATGCCAATGTCACAATAACCG gGCCACTGCGAGTGATGGGTGACCTTGTGCACAGCGGAAGTGTGTGGGTCAAGGACTTAACCAACCTGGACCTCGTTAACCCACTGCTAACGAACGAACGTCAGCAGCAGGTGATAACCG GTGATCACCAGGTTGGTATGCTGGCGACGCAGGCGATGGCGGTAGAGGGGCGAGTCAACGGAGTGCGGGTTCCCGCCAATGTGTTCCTCAACGGTAAGCAGTACTCGTACGACGTGCCCCGGGCCGCCTTCAGAAACTTGCGAGCCGATTCACTCTCTGTGACCCGATCACTCAACACCATCACG ATCACTGAAGGCAGCCTGGATATTTTGCTGCTGACAGGGAACCAGAAGGTGACGGCTCCCAAGACCTTCTCATCACTCCACATGCTGCAACGAGACTCTTCTGGCTATGGTCATGTCGgcgtgcggcggcggcggtggtctaGTGGAATCTGCGGCTCGCCCAAAACACGGGAGTCGATGAACCCAAAAGATCGCAGCGAAGCATTGCTGATAGCTCTGCGGGGCGTGGCAGCCGCCCAGGACCTCCGCGATTTACTGGCAAAGGCACAGCCAGGACAATTCATTGTTCCGTGGAGAACCTGGCTTTTCTACACTCTCCTTAAAATGGATGTAAACTGTGCCTTCATTCTCTTGGAAGACACTAACATGCTCATGTTTTTTGACATCGTGACCAACGACTGGAGGAATGAGGACAACGAGACTGTGATGGTGCTTAGCCATAAAGACTTGACAAATATGCTAACAGAAGTGGAAAACTACATAACAGAAATGACCAGTTGGCTTCATAGCATTCAGTTTAGATGGACTGACCGTTTTTCGTTGGTCAGTAAGGCAGTGCGAAAAGTGAGTGATATCCGTACCAGTTTAAATATAGTGAAAATTCTAACGGAGCTGATTATTACTGACTACACGATGACGCCAGAAAGCTCCGACCACTGCCGCTGGCTCTGTGCCGCACCACAGAGCGAAATGGCAGGGTTGGCAAACTGCACTCAAGCCGCGACACTCACGTTGCTGGCGGGGCAGAGAATTTCCCGCTACCCGGTGTTGGGATCCGGCCTGATGCAGTTGTCCAAGGAGCAGCGTCAACTGTTGCTTGACGCGGCTGTACAGCACGACCTTGGAAGGCTCGTAGAGTTCCTGGGTGCGGAGGACGGACTGTTGGCCGTCCTGCGCGCCGCCCTCTATTGCGGCCTGACTCCTCGTGGGCAAAACTATGATGGAGTAGTCTTAGAAATGCTGGAAGATTACGAGAGGACACTACTCTTCAGAGCCACGTATATGGACAAAGACGATGACATTTCAAGAGATG AGAGTATGCAACATCCTGACGGAGGCCTGAACTCGAGCGACGACCAGGCGGGGCTggcggggagagagaaaaattcaTCTGACGGCACAAACTCTCTTATTCCGCCGAGCCCCGCCACGCACAGCACCCTCAACGCCGCCTCTGGTGGGGTGGAACCTTCCACGCTGGAAAATTCTGGGGAGCCTGCATTTTTTGCAGAAGAAGCAAATTTTATTATTGAAAAATCAATTGTTCATGAAACTAATAATTTATTTGAAGCTGGAGAATTTCCAATTGATACTAAATCGTCTATTGAAGATGAAGAAACTGAAAAGTCATCCACAGCAACTTCAGGATCACCTTCAGCACCTTTAACATCTTCAGAAACTGAAGGATCATCTACTGTCCCCGGAGAATCCTTCTTTAATGTACCTGAGGGTTCAGCTGAAGAAGACTATACTGCTACACAACAATCATACAGTGTTCTAACAGAAAAGTCACCCGTTGCGACTGAAGAATCATCTCTTACTCTAACTAAAGAATTggtatatatttcaaatgaaaaatctCTGGCGACCATTGAAGCAGAAACTGATAAATCTCCACCCGTGGCGGAGGAAACTGACGGATCGGGGTACATTGGATCTGAGGAATATACTTTGGTTGCAGCTGAAGCTTCATTATTTGTCGAAAATGAAAAGCCTCAATATATTGCAGACGAGGAATTAAATTATGGTGAAAATGGAGAAACATCAGAGTATAGGATTTTTTCAAATGCCAACGAGAAGAGATCTAGTAAAAATATAATTACTCTTGCCAAAGAAATATCTTCACTTACGATTTCACCAGAAGGATCTTTCTCCGTTGCTAAAGATGAATCTTTCATTCCTACTGAAAaatcttcctctatttctactATAGACTCTCCTAGTGAAGAGTATTCTGCGTTTCCTACTCATAAATTTATACTCGAGGACTCATTAACCTTCATTCCAAATAAGTACTCCAGCGTTGCAATTGATGAATTACCTCTTGGAGACTCTCCTGCCGTTTCTACGGTCGAATCTAATATTGGGCAACCTTTTGTCGCTACTAAAGAAGTTACCATTGAATATGATTATTTCAGAACAGAATCTTTCGATTCTGCTACAGCAGGCTCGTCTGCTATTGTTATTTTAGAATCCACTACTGGACAGTCTTCTGTTAAAAATAATCGGGTATCTGCTGTTAACGAAAAATCCTCTGGCATTGCGTTGGAACAATCATCTGTTGATGAATATCACATCGGTGGAAATTTATATGTTACCACTCACGTGTCAACGAACGCTGATGGTAAACCAAGACTTCCTTCTACAACAAACTCTATGGCAAAGATGATATCGTTTGAAGAAGTACAAGATGGAAATCGTGACTCTCAGGCTAAAGCAAACTTTATGGCAGTGGCGAGCAACGCACAGGCTCAGGTTACGAGGCTGTCGCAAGAGAACAGTCCgtatgaggaggcggaggaaggggacGCGCTCCAAAATAAACCCCAGTTAGTACCCTCGTTCTTTGATTTTGTAGACAATCTAATTAGCCTTGATTGGGTATGGAGTAAAGAAAAGGTCGAGGAACCCAGACATGCCTCTTGTTTGAACGAAGAGAACTGTACAAAGCTTAAAAGAGAGACTCCAGACGAGAACACTCGTCTACATCAGGTTAGAAAGACAACGGCTGCCCTTGAGGCCTCTTTCTCGACACCTAATGCATGGGATAGTCGGCCCTCCCTCACAGCTACGCCTCTCCTTACCCAAACACAGGCTGATAGCCTTGCCCAGGTAAATGAGAATATCTCCATCTTGGGGGAAGATGCAACTGTTGCATTATTACAGATACAAgtaaagagggagaatgagatgaCTCCACCAGAGATTGCGCCACTCCCCAACAACTGGAACAGGCTGAAGAGACACCTGACAAGGAATATTGAAAACCACGAGTTTTCTGCCCCTAACGGGTTACTAGTCACCccggaaaataaatatgcaaacaTTTTGCCAGTTACTAACTCTAATGCACTGTACGATACAGCCGTACCAACAGTGGCTATGCCTTCAGCCAGACAGCACGACGACACATCAGAGACATATTTGTCTTCCCAAGGAGGTACATCGTCACCCACCCTGAATTTAGACCATTTTCAAAGCAGTGATGTGACGGGAGAGCCTTGGACAACCCCAGAGGAAACCAAGAGTTTGAGGAGACGAGAAGCAATAGTTGAGGCCTCGTCCCTTGCGACGGGTGTGGCAAGCGGTGTCACTACAGTCACGGTGGTACAGCATCTTACCACCAATATTGACTGCACAAACTGTATGTTTCAGTACCAGATATTTCAAACTCAACCTGTGCTACCTTCAACAGAGCGTGTATCATCACCTTGGATGACAGCTTGTACCGTGACGCAGAAGACTCTGACCATAGTGATGTCATCCTCTTTGACTAGCATCGACTGTACCAACTGCGCCTTCCAATACCAGATTTATACAACCCAGCCTGAGGTGCCAGGAACGGAGTGCACGTCATACGTGTGTGTGTCAGGCTCAACGGTGACGAGGCAAATGTCAACCACAATGATCTCCCCATCACCGAGTAGTGTCTTAACCTGGTCCAATGCCATCGTGAGCAGTCCTTTCCATCCACAATACGATGGCAGAACTTTTGGTGTAGGGCCTCGTGAGGATCCAGAGACTTTCTCTCGTGGAAAACCAGAACTCCAAACACTAGCGAGTGATTCTGAACATACACATGAATCGTCCTCGTCCAAGACACCCACATTACCTCGCCAGTCAGACCCTGAGTGCAGCCACATACCCACTGACTACTATGAAGATTCTGTCCAGAAGGACTCCCTCGTGGCACGGCTCGAGGTTGTCCTCCTTTACTTAAAGGAAATTCAAACTGTCGAGCCACTGGTACTTCAGGACCGAATGCGGGTAAAACCTGAACAAAGTGAAAAAAACACTTTGGGAAGACTCAACAAAGTTGTGGAGGATACCATTCACATCGTAAGACAGATAATAAATAATTTGTTCCACAGCTTGAAGACCAATGAGCAAAAGTTGATCATTGAGTCTGAAAGATTCCGTACAAACATGAGATTGCATCTTGGAATGTTGAAAAGTTTGCCAGACGAATTCCAAGTCAAGATGAATGAGCTGAGGAATCTTACTGTCTCTGGTGAGGAAAGTGTAGTTTCAGCGCTGCAGTGCTTAGGGGAAGAACGCAAGTACAAGACACTGGAGGAAGGACAAGATAACGAAGATGGCGATGAAGAGACCATAGGCGATGTGGATACTAATCTGCCCACCGTTCCACCTGCAGGCAGGAAAGCCACGCACGCATCTCAAAGCTTTGGAGATGTGACCATGACTTCTCCGAGATGGTCCACAAGTCGATACGAAGGGAGCACAATCTCGGAGACCGGGCTTAAGAGAACTGATCAAATTATATCCCAGCCACTTACCATTTCAAGTTCATCGTCAGATTATTACGGCAGTACTACGACCACCACCCCTAGGACCCCCGCTCTCACAGGAACAGCCATCCCCGAagccactgccatcaccactccTGAAACCACTCTCAGCATCAGCACCAGGAAAACTCTCACCCAAACCACCAATATCACgaccacctgcatcaccaccccAAGAGCCCCTGCCACTCCAGACCTAAGCCCCATTATCCCTGGCGCAACGGATGGGTACTGGCCAAGTGTTACTCAAGCAAGCGTCACTCCATCCTTGAGGCCACGGGTTCGGACTGATGGGCACTCAGCAGCCACAGAAATGACTGTCACACAGGATTATAGTGCCACAGAAATGACTGTCACACAGGACTATGGTGCTACAGAAATGACTGTCACACAGGACTATGGTGCTACAGAAATGACTGTCACACAGGACTATGGTAGAGAGGCACTGACACGTGACAGAAAGCCCGGCAGCTCATGGAAGGAGATTAATACGATACCCCCATCCACACGCAAGAAGTTTTTCCCCGGCATGCGACATCCTGCGACAAGCACCCATGGACTGTGGGTGCTGGGACGCGTGGCTGGACACAGGCTGCAAGACTTGATTCACCGTTCATCTTCCCACCTCCCTACACGAGGGGGGGCTCCCGTCTTTATTT TGAACAACATGGGGCGGATCAACAACGTCACCTTCAGCGCCGGGTTGTGGGTGCGACGGGTGCAGAACGTGGACATGGGCCGCCTGCTGCGTCACGGAGTGCCTCAACACGCCGCGACCGTCCACACCAGCCTCGCCTTCTCCCGCCCTGTCCAG GTGGTCGGGCCGGTGAAGGCGTCTGCCATCAATGGGACGCCCGCCGCCGCCTTCGTCACCCTGGCCGGTCACCACGTGCTGCCACAGCCCTTCGTCTTCACG GGTTCCGTCACGGCGGCGGCTCACGTGCAGGTGCGGGGCGAGGTGAGCGGCGTTGACCTGGCTCTGCTGAGCCGGAGCGTGGCGGTGACGTCCCCAGTGGCAAGCCAGAAGCTGCTGCAGCCCGTCACCTTTGCCAGGGTGTCCGCGGCCAG cGTGGTTTTCGCACACGGCCGGGTGAGAGACGTGCCTCTGGAGGACTTGGTGCGACTGGACCGCCCCGCAGCCATCACGG GAAGGATGACTTTCAAGCAGCTTACGGTAAGGGTAGGAGAGACACGAATCACCGACCTCAAGTCTCACTTCGTCAACGACGTCAACCTCACCGACCTCTTCTTTAATTCCCTCACCAAGAACCCAG gTCGGCCGCTGGTCATCAAGGGAGCAATCTCATTCAATGCTTTAAATGTCCTTGGGAACGTCACCACCTCGCAAGGCTTTACTCTCCCAGACACCAGCGGGACGCAAACACTACGTATAGACAG GGTGGCAAGCCGGGTGGTGTACCGTGACCAGGATGCAAACGTGACGGGCAACTTGCTTCTCAGGGGCAGCGCCGGCGTCAACAACCTCATCTTCCGCG ACAGCTTCGACTCTGTCCCAGCCGCCATGTATGACTCGGACTGGCTGCTGAAGATGTCTTCCCAGAGTCTCACCGGTCTCGTCGCGTTGGCCAAGGTGAAGGCCCAGAGTGTCACGGTCTCTCCTGGGGCTAAACTTAAAGGCGTAGACATAAATCGCCTGTTCAAAGCGACTATGAAAGTAAATGAGGACAAGGTGGTGGCCACGCCTGTAAAGATGAGCGGCGACGTGTGGGCAGAGAGTGTGCGGGTGGGCGGCACAGTGCAGGGCTGGAACCTCTCAACGGCAGCGATACATCAAAACTCTTCCGACGTCGTTTTCACAGCCCCAAAGAAGTTCGTGGGCGACTTCCACGTGAGCGGCTCACTCAGCGCCCCGGACCTCGGTTCGGCAGCGTGGTCCAGGTTGTGCAGAGGAAATCATATGGAAAGGCTCCTCCTTGTCg GCGAAATGCAGCTCACAAGACCATCGTCCAGCGACGTTGTGCACCTCGGCCGCCACGTCCTTGAAAAAGACTCGATAGACGGCTATTGGCGAATGAACCACAGCGCTGTCCTGCCCAGCCACATTACGTTTCAAGAACTGAGAGCGACGCACGTGAAGGCGGACCTAGTGAACGGAGAGGACATCAGCAAGCTGTCCCGTGACGTTCTGCGTCGGACGTGCATGCATGGCGAGCGGCAGGTGGTCAGCGGCAACTTTTCCGCGGCTTTCCTCGTGGTGCAGAGCCTCTTCACCCCCCGCATCGCG ACCACTCTGCTGAACGACCATCCCGTGAGTGACATGGAGAACATTTTTACCCGTGATGGTAATCAGACTATTCGAGGTAGGTGGACGCTCCCGCGGGTGCACACACCAGGATCTGTGATCACCTCTGGTGGCGTCAACGGCATCCGCATGACCGACATGTGCGTGTTCGATAAACCCTGCACCATTACTGCCAAGAAAACCTTCGCCCGTGACCTGACCATCAAGGGAGATCTACACGTCCAGGCCGGGAG TACAGTGCAGGGCGTGGATGTGTCGGAGGAGCTACGGAATGTCCCCACCAGCACCACCTGCGGTCCAGTGCCcggcctcaccaccatcactggaAACCTAACTGTCTCCCATCTCGT GGTGCACGGGGTTGTGGACGAGGTTAAGGTCACTTCCAAGGACCTCCTCACCAGCTCCGGTGCACAGGTCATGGTGGGGCAGCTGACCATCAAAGCCAAGGAGG gggtggtggtggcggcggcgcccTCCTTCCAAGCTCTCGACGGCCTCTTCAACGGCTGGAATCTGAGTGAGCGCTGGCAACGCGGG TTCCAACGTGACCAAGACATAATAGTGCGGAAGCCAGTGATCTTCCAGGACTTCGTCAACTTCCAGAACGTCGCTAGTCGGCCGTGGAGCTCTGAGAGGTTGAAAGGGCTGCCACACCTGAGGTTCCATTACCTGGACAACCTCTCCCAGGACACTACACTGGCAGTCGGTG GGTCAGTGAGTGAGCTGTGGGGGTGGAGGAACATACAGGCATTCCCAGGCCATGCAGCACGATTGGTGCCCCTCGGTATGGTGGGCGGACCCCTTAACACTGTGTCCTGCCCACGTTACTTGGTTGTTTTATCTCGTACAGGACACGCAAGACTCCTAATCTACGATGATGGTCAAAGGAAGTACAGGAACACAG